The Pseudophryne corroboree isolate aPseCor3 chromosome 10, aPseCor3.hap2, whole genome shotgun sequence DNA segment AGTACTTCTTCCTGAAGGCGTCTGACGGAGTACAACAGCGCAGTAATGTTTTGTCACACTAACATTTTATAAACATGGTTTGATAATTGTTTTAATTAAATGTCAGACATACAATGACACTATGACAAACAGTTGCTTAAAAATCATTCTGGAATTGTGAGCATTACGCAAGTCAATATTTTATATGTTGACCTACTGTTTATGTCaacactgtgggcgggatgtaccaaaGTCCAAAATGCAATAACAACCACAAAAAAATACAGttttgggggttttaccacatttacaTATGTACCAGGCTCCAGAATGTAATGCCTTATTTGGGTGGCCAAACCCAACAGAAGCCTGTGGACTTCTTTTCGCTACTCCCCCAGAGAGGGTTCCCAGCACATTTCTGCCATTGtgcaatataagaaatacacaattaATAAGACAATACAGAAACATTGGATTTGACTTTAACAAGGCTTTGTTGACATTCTTGTGTTAAGATTCTGAATATCAGCTTGTTATACCACACCCAGTACAATATCATTAGGAACTTGTTTGCAGTGCACAAACCATATGTAAGAGCAAAACACAGACTAAATATTCAATGTGATACATTACACCGGAATGTAGTTATattgccgacagtcgggatccggCGGTCAGGAtagcgacgctggaatcccaaccactgacaatgccaccagccggaatcctggctatcaggggctattcctactcgtgggtgtccatgacacctatagagtggaaatagaacctgtggcaagcgcaggcgACTTCATGGCGCTCGCCCCTTGCcgctgggatcccagccaccagcatCCCAACCGCAAACCATTACACCTAGTTAAAGCAATTGCCTGGTAATGGGCATGCACTGATCTTAGTAAATCACTCAACCATCATTACGCAATGTGTTCTCCAAAAACAATACACTTTCCAGTTTCTCATTCAATCTACAATACTATTATAAGACACCTGCATGTAAATAACCAGTGATGTCTGGTAGGAGCATGTAGGGCGACATAGATGGACAGATATCTTGCATTCCAAGCAACCTGCAACATACTCTATGCACAGAATATTTGAGAATATTATCCATATAACATATTATGGTGCTCAGTCACAAAATATTCATTATAATGAAGATTCCAAATGTAAAGTTGGAAATGTGCTGGTGACAGCGTTGTCCAAACTGTTAAGATCAGACGGCTCCTTAAAAGCATTTTCCAACACAGCTGGAATGGACTTTACAAAGCTTTTCTTGAAATCATGGGAAAAGAAGACATAGCGCAAGGGGTTTATGCAGCTGCTGAAGTAAGCCAAGCAGACGGAAACTTCTGTAATGACAACATCAGCTCTCCAGTAATTTACATCAATGGTTATTAATGGCCAGGTGTTATATGGAAACCAGCAGATGAAGAAGCATACTATGACTGCGGTGATAACTCGGAATGGTCTGTTAGACCTACTTGATTTTCTGAATGCTCTTATCTTGAAAAAAATCAGGGCATATGATATGAGGATGATGGCAAATGGGAATGCAAACATGCAGATATTCTTTGTGATAAACATTGCTCTTCTTCTCTTTCCTGAAATTTGTAAATATTTAGGAAAACACTCAGTGACATCATCAAACCCATGGTTAAACACCAGGTGAGGGATACTAGTAACTAGGCT contains these protein-coding regions:
- the LOC134965168 gene encoding C3a anaphylatoxin chemotactic receptor-like, coding for MRKSLNYVFRNITGDIWLNSSFTVDDDNITYSEDYDEAVAQYNLTIIIRAMSFMWYIVTLILGIIGNGLVIWIAGFKMKTVSALWFLNLAIADFVTCVSLPLRISEWALYWEIPFDHFLCKAGITILFINMLTSVYFMTVISIDRCVSVCYPIWTKIHRTPRLATIIAVLVWLLSLVTSIPHLVFNHGFDDVTECFPKYLQISGKRRRAMFITKNICMFAFPFAIILISYALIFFKIRAFRKSSRSNRPFRVITAVIVCFFICWFPYNTWPLITIDVNYWRADVVITEVSVCLAYFSSCINPLRYVFFSHDFKKSFVKSIPAVLENAFKEPSDLNSLDNAVTSTFPTLHLESSL